The following proteins come from a genomic window of Sebastes fasciatus isolate fSebFas1 chromosome 6, fSebFas1.pri, whole genome shotgun sequence:
- the mvb12bb gene encoding multivesicular body subunit 12Bb isoform X1 has product MSEVSSQLPTDPISAVGVIASLNKAPDGYYVVAQTTDGSDADLWKDGLFKSKVTRYLCFTRKTEADVVVDMKLIDIKDALPEGFTPVEETLDTKETAMRKRRLCVKISPLTAAVTAVYDIQVVAKSKYHLVNYTCIGEMNSMGIWYRMGDVSQPQSSQEMSSTPSDAPANTAASRRTPSRPVYEHQSSGNYTMTALDDVPFVVHEKFSEKPKEMQQVNLMGITIKSLAEIEEEFHYNFSTERSIAV; this is encoded by the exons ATGTCTGAAGTGAGCAGCCAGCTGCCCACAGACCCCATCTCTGCTGTTGGAGTAATCGCTTCACTCAACAAGGCCCCTGATGGCTACTATGTT GTTGCACAAACAACAGATGGCTCTGACGCCGACCTGTGGAAGGACGGCTTATTCAAATCCAAGGTCACCCGCTACCTCTGTTTCACCAGAAAAACT gaggcTGACGTTGTTGTGGACATGAAGCTGATTGACATTAAGGACGCGTTGCCAGAGGGCTTCACACCTGTGGAAGAAACATTGGACACAA AGGAAACCgccatgaggaagaggaggctctGCGTGAAAATCAGCCCTCTCACGGCCGCCGTGACGGCTGTGTATGACATCCAGGTCGTTGCGAAGTCCAAGTACCATCTTGTTAACTACACCTGCATAGG TGAGATGAACAGTATGGGGATATGGTACCGAATGGGAGATGTCTCTCAGCCTCAGTCATCCCAGGAAATGTCCAGTACACCTAGTGACGCTCCAGCCAACACAGCAGCAAG CAGGAGGACCCCGAGCAGGCCGGTCTATGAGCACCAGAGCAGTGGGAACTACACCATGACAG CTCTGGACGATGTGCCCTTTGTGGTCCATGAGAAGTTTTCTGAAAAACCCAAAGAG ATGCAGCAAGTCAATTTAATGGGCATTACGATCAAATCCCTGGCAGAGATCGAGGAGGAA
- the mvb12bb gene encoding multivesicular body subunit 12Bb isoform X2, with the protein MSEVSSQLPTDPISAVGVIASLNKAPDGYYVVAQTTDGSDADLWKDGLFKSKVTRYLCFTRKTEADVVVDMKLIDIKDALPEGFTPVEETLDTKETAMRKRRLCVKISPLTAAVTAVYDIQVVAKSKYHLVNYTCIGEMNSMGIWYRMGDVSQPQSSQEMSSTPSDAPANTAARRTPSRPVYEHQSSGNYTMTALDDVPFVVHEKFSEKPKEMQQVNLMGITIKSLAEIEEEFHYNFSTERSIAV; encoded by the exons ATGTCTGAAGTGAGCAGCCAGCTGCCCACAGACCCCATCTCTGCTGTTGGAGTAATCGCTTCACTCAACAAGGCCCCTGATGGCTACTATGTT GTTGCACAAACAACAGATGGCTCTGACGCCGACCTGTGGAAGGACGGCTTATTCAAATCCAAGGTCACCCGCTACCTCTGTTTCACCAGAAAAACT gaggcTGACGTTGTTGTGGACATGAAGCTGATTGACATTAAGGACGCGTTGCCAGAGGGCTTCACACCTGTGGAAGAAACATTGGACACAA AGGAAACCgccatgaggaagaggaggctctGCGTGAAAATCAGCCCTCTCACGGCCGCCGTGACGGCTGTGTATGACATCCAGGTCGTTGCGAAGTCCAAGTACCATCTTGTTAACTACACCTGCATAGG TGAGATGAACAGTATGGGGATATGGTACCGAATGGGAGATGTCTCTCAGCCTCAGTCATCCCAGGAAATGTCCAGTACACCTAGTGACGCTCCAGCCAACACAGCAGCAAG GAGGACCCCGAGCAGGCCGGTCTATGAGCACCAGAGCAGTGGGAACTACACCATGACAG CTCTGGACGATGTGCCCTTTGTGGTCCATGAGAAGTTTTCTGAAAAACCCAAAGAG ATGCAGCAAGTCAATTTAATGGGCATTACGATCAAATCCCTGGCAGAGATCGAGGAGGAA